One window of Perca fluviatilis chromosome 12, GENO_Pfluv_1.0, whole genome shotgun sequence genomic DNA carries:
- the LOC120570533 gene encoding olfactory receptor 4E2-like, which yields MKSNNSLNPLYFQFTLFADFGPLRYLFFSLCLLLYMTVVSANIVIILTVCLEKSLHQPMYIFICCLTFNSLYGSAGFFPRFLMDILSDTHLISRQLCFTQIYVIYTYASCEMTILSIMAYDRFVAICQPLHYHSKMTFKIVTHLVIIAVLYPAFAMGFCLFLTVRLTLCGNKLNRLFCSNWPVVQLSCVDTTLNNIVTQFVTMTTIFIPLFFVLYTYLRILLVCRRSSSEFRGKALQTCLPHIVTFMTYSFSVFCELSLTRFEADKINPIITVVLSLEYLMIPPLITL from the coding sequence ATGAAGAGCAACAACAGCCTGAATCCTTTGTATTTTCAGTTCACTCTGTTTGCAGACTTTGGGCCCCTCAGATATCTGTTCTTCAGTCTGTGTCTGTTGCTCTACATGACTGTTGTCTCTGCTAACATTGTCATTATTCTGACAGTCTGTCTGGAGAAGTCTCTGCATCAGCCCATGTATATTTTTATCTGCTGTCTGACTTTTAACTCTCTGTACGGCTCAGCCGGCTTCTTCCCCAGGTTTCTGATGGACATTCTGTCTGACACTCATTTAATCTCACGTCAATTATGTTTCACTCAGATATATGTTATTTACACCTATGCATCATGTGAGATGACTATCCTTAGCATCATGGCCTACGATAGATTTGTTGCTATTTGCCAGCCTTTACACTATCATAGTAAAATGACTTTTAAGATTGTAACACATCTTGTGATTATTGCCGTGCTCTACCCTGCATTTGCTATGGGTTTCTGTCTCTTCCTTACTGTTCGATTAACTTTGTGTGGCAATAAACTGAATCGGCTTTTCTGTTCCAACTGGCCTGTGGTTCAGCTCTCCTGTGTGGACACAACTCTGAACAACATAGTAACTCAGTTTGTCACGATGACAACCATCTTCATCCCCCTGTTCTTTGTCCTGTACACCTATCTACGTATTCTGCTTGTCTGCAGGAGAAGCTCGTCTGAATTCAGAGGAAAGGCGTTACAGACCTGCTTGCCTCACATCGTGACATTCATGACCTATTCTTTCTCCGTCTTCTGTGAGCTGTCATTGACTCGATTTGAGGCTGATAAAATTAATCCGATCATCACAGTTGTTTTATCTTTAGAGTATCTGATGATCCCCCCATTAATAACCCTCTAG